A single genomic interval of Streptomyces showdoensis harbors:
- a CDS encoding ADP-ribosylglycohydrolase family protein → MTTAEAGTRTPAGPAPGPSGAAGAPLRLTWVQPEDLVGHELRQAAEDGRDAGALAARWQAAGGPPAPATAGASPTAHPALRPLAEELLDALAALPSPLSSREPTDLAAIVAACPDWPDDRRRHPAPGLLPDPFPGLLPRLHAAWLGRAVGCLLGKPVEKLPLDALRALARATGNWPLADWFTARGVPPALLAAHPWNRRSAATSLAENIDGMPEDDDLNYPLLGLLLLRRHGRGFSTADVARIWLDELPAGRTFTAERIAYRNLLDGVEPPLTASRRNPFREWIGAQIRADVHGWTRPGDPAAAARQAHRDAVLTHTGNGVYGAMFVAATLAAAAGGSADVHRALAAGLAVVPPESRLAEAVRYGIALARDTRAPRDFDPVVDRLHARFGGYHWVHAVPNAALLAAALTHADGDFTRSVCAAVSGGWDTDSNGATAGSVAGLLAGHPDRLPARWTSPLKNRLATSVPSFDGIGFDTLAALTHSEAVRP, encoded by the coding sequence ATGACGACCGCCGAAGCCGGGACCCGGACGCCCGCAGGACCGGCCCCGGGCCCGTCGGGCGCGGCCGGCGCCCCGCTGCGGCTGACCTGGGTCCAGCCCGAGGACCTGGTCGGACACGAGCTGCGCCAGGCGGCGGAGGACGGCCGCGACGCCGGCGCACTCGCCGCCCGCTGGCAGGCGGCCGGCGGCCCCCCGGCCCCGGCCACCGCCGGCGCCTCCCCCACCGCCCACCCCGCGCTGCGGCCGCTGGCCGAAGAACTCCTGGACGCCCTGGCCGCCCTCCCCTCCCCCCTGTCCTCCCGCGAACCCACCGACCTCGCGGCCATCGTCGCCGCCTGCCCCGACTGGCCGGACGACCGACGACGGCACCCGGCACCCGGCCTCCTCCCGGACCCCTTCCCCGGCCTCCTCCCCCGCCTGCACGCCGCCTGGCTGGGCCGGGCCGTCGGCTGCCTGCTCGGCAAGCCGGTCGAGAAGCTGCCCCTGGACGCCCTCCGCGCCCTCGCCCGCGCCACCGGCAACTGGCCGCTCGCCGACTGGTTCACGGCCCGCGGCGTACCCCCCGCCCTGCTCGCCGCGCACCCCTGGAACCGGCGCTCCGCCGCCACCTCCCTCGCCGAGAACATCGACGGCATGCCCGAGGACGACGACCTCAACTACCCCCTCCTCGGCCTGCTCCTGCTCCGCCGCCACGGCCGCGGCTTCAGCACCGCCGACGTCGCCCGGATCTGGCTCGACGAACTGCCCGCCGGCCGCACCTTCACCGCCGAGCGGATCGCCTACCGCAACCTCCTCGACGGCGTCGAACCCCCGCTCACCGCCTCCCGCCGCAACCCGTTCCGGGAGTGGATCGGCGCCCAGATCCGCGCCGACGTGCACGGCTGGACCCGTCCCGGCGACCCGGCCGCCGCCGCCCGGCAGGCACACCGGGACGCGGTGCTCACCCACACCGGCAACGGCGTGTACGGCGCCATGTTCGTCGCCGCCACCCTCGCGGCGGCCGCCGGCGGCAGCGCCGACGTCCACCGGGCCCTGGCCGCCGGACTCGCCGTCGTCCCACCGGAGTCACGGCTGGCCGAGGCCGTGCGGTACGGCATCGCCCTCGCCCGCGACACCCGCGCGCCCCGGGACTTCGACCCGGTCGTGGACCGGCTCCACGCCCGGTTCGGCGGGTATCACTGGGTCCATGCCGTCCCCAACGCCGCCCTCCTCGCCGCCGCCCTCACCCACGCCGACGGCGACTTCACCCGCTCGGTCTGCGCCGCCGTCTCGGGCGGCTGGGACACCGACTCCAACGGCGCCACGGCCGGCTCCGTCGCCGGACTGCTCGCCGGTCACCCGGACCGGCTGC
- a CDS encoding ADP-ribosylglycohydrolase family protein has protein sequence MIGTTMCDVRERARGALLGLAVGDALGAPAENLRPSEIRRRWGRIEGFVTDRPAGTDDTEYAIFSGLLLARHGSALTVAHVERAWHHWIADLDEGPFRGAGFSERGTLENLRRGLAAPISAQHRHAWSDGLAMRAAPFGVFAAGRPAEAARLVAVDGSVSHEGEGIYGGQAVAAGVAAAMAGASVTSVIAAALSVVPMDSWTARSMRRAVVAAQRVQPDPPTRERTVRSAVVIGGYPWTDLAPEAVALAFGAFAAARGDFRTAVLTAVNMGRDADTTAAVAGALAGASGGLAAIPEEWSTAIGPVTGSCLPSMRGYHVLDIADLLTPEGEI, from the coding sequence ATGATCGGCACGACGATGTGTGACGTGCGCGAGCGCGCGAGGGGCGCGCTGCTCGGGCTCGCGGTCGGCGACGCGCTCGGCGCGCCCGCCGAGAACCTGCGCCCTTCGGAGATCCGCCGCCGATGGGGCCGGATCGAGGGCTTCGTGACGGACCGTCCGGCGGGCACGGACGACACCGAGTACGCCATCTTCTCCGGCCTGCTGCTCGCCCGGCACGGCTCGGCGCTGACCGTGGCCCACGTCGAACGGGCCTGGCACCACTGGATCGCCGACCTCGACGAAGGCCCGTTCCGCGGCGCCGGCTTCTCCGAGCGCGGCACCCTGGAGAACCTGCGGCGCGGGCTGGCCGCCCCCATCTCCGCCCAGCACCGGCACGCCTGGAGCGACGGTCTCGCCATGCGGGCCGCGCCCTTCGGGGTCTTCGCCGCGGGCCGCCCCGCCGAGGCCGCCCGGCTGGTGGCCGTCGACGGGAGCGTCAGCCACGAGGGCGAGGGCATCTACGGCGGCCAGGCCGTCGCGGCTGGCGTCGCCGCGGCGATGGCCGGCGCCTCGGTCACCTCGGTCATCGCGGCGGCCCTCTCGGTGGTCCCGATGGACTCCTGGACGGCCCGCTCGATGCGCCGCGCGGTGGTCGCCGCGCAGCGCGTCCAGCCCGACCCGCCGACCCGCGAGCGCACGGTCCGCTCGGCGGTCGTCATCGGCGGCTACCCCTGGACGGACCTGGCCCCCGAGGCCGTCGCCCTCGCCTTCGGCGCCTTCGCCGCGGCCCGCGGCGACTTCCGCACGGCGGTCCTGACCGCCGTGAACATGGGCCGCGACGCCGACACGACGGCGGCGGTGGCGGGCGCCCTGGCAGGCGCCTCGGGCGGCCTCGCCGCCATCCCGGAGGAGTGGTCCACCGCCATCGGCCCGGTCACCGGCAGCTGCCTGCCGTCGATGCGGGGCTACCACGTGCTGGACATCGCGGACCTGCTGACCCCGGAGGGGGAGATCTGA
- the gltB gene encoding glutamate synthase large subunit, with the protein MRSDAWSPMDGRPAPQGMYDPRNEHDACGVGFVATLTGVASHALVEQALTVLRNLEHRGATGSEPDSGDGAGILFQVPDAFLREVAGFELPEAGAYAVGIAFLPADGSAQAVSRIETIASEEGLNVLGWREVPVAPELLGASARATMPVFRQLFVADGENSGIALDRKAFVLRKRAEREAGTYFPSLSARTIVYKGMLTTGQLEPFFPDLSDRRCATAVALVHSRFSTNTFPSWPLAHPYRFVAHNGEINTVKGNRNWMTAREAQLAGDVFGTGADGRGIERIFPVCTPDASDSASFDEVLELLHLGGRSLPHAVLMMVPEAWENHDSMDPARRAFYQYHSTLMEPWDGPACVTFTDGVQVGAVLDRNGLRPGRYWVTDEGLVVLSSEVGVLDIDPAKVVRKGRLQPGKMFLVDTAEHRIIEDDEIKAGLAAEQPYAEWLETGEIELSDLPEREHIVHTHASVTRRQQTFGYTEEELRVILAPMARSAAEPIGSMGTDSPIAALSARPRLLFDYFTQLFAQVTNPPLDAIREELVTSLRSSLGPGSNLLDPTAASCRSVTLPFPVIDNDELAKLIHINADGDMPGMKAATLSGLYRVSGGGDALAARIEEICAEADTAIEGGARLIVLSDRHSDAEHAPIPSLLLTAAVHHHLIRTKQRTKVGLLVEAGDVREVHHVALLIGYGAAAVNPYLAMESVEDLVRAGTFIEGLEPEQAIRNLIYALGKGVLKVMSKMGISTVASYRGAQVFEAVGLDTAFVEKYFNGTATKIGGAGLDVVAKEVAARHAKAYPATGVPSAHRALEIGGEYQWRREGEPHLFDPETVFRLQHATRSKRYDIFKKYTDRVNEQSERLMTLRGLFGFAAGREAIPIDEVEPVSEIVKRFSTGAMSYGSISREAHETLAIAMNRIGGKSNTGEGGEDPDRLYDPERRSAIKQVASGRFGVTSEYLVNADDIQIKMAQGAKPGEGGQLPGHKVYPWVAKTRHSTPGVGLISPPPHHDIYSIEDLAQLIHDLKNANPAARIHVKLVSEVGVGTVAAGVSKAHADVVLISGHDGGTGASPLTSLKHAGGPWELGLAETQQTLLLNGLRDRIVVQTDGQLKTGRDVVIAALLGAEEFGFATAPLVVSGCVMMRVCHLDTCPVGIATQNPVLRDRFSGDPEFVVNFFEFIAEEVRELLAELGFRTLEEAVGHAELLDTSRAVSHWKAQGLDLEPLFFVPELPEGAVRHALVEQDHGLEKALDNELIELAAEALGAESAETAQPVRAQVAIRNINRTVGTMLGHQVTKKFGGAGLPADTIDITFTGSAGQSFGAFLPAGVTLRLEGDANDYVGKGLSGGRVVVRPDRGADHLAEYSTIAGNTIGYGATGGELFLRGRTGERFCVRNSGALVVSEGVGDHGCEYMTGGTAVVLGGTGRNFAAGMSGGVAYVIDLDRDNVNPGNLDAVEAPSDTDKAWLHDVVRRHFEETGSTVAEKLLADWTVNADRFSKIIPTTYKAVLAAKDAAELAGLSETETTEKMMEAATHG; encoded by the coding sequence ATGCGTTCCGACGCCTGGTCGCCCATGGACGGTCGCCCCGCCCCGCAGGGGATGTACGACCCCCGTAACGAACACGACGCCTGTGGTGTCGGGTTCGTGGCCACCCTCACCGGTGTAGCCAGCCACGCGCTGGTCGAGCAGGCGCTGACCGTACTGCGCAACCTCGAGCACCGCGGCGCCACCGGGTCCGAGCCCGACTCGGGAGACGGCGCCGGAATCCTCTTCCAGGTGCCCGACGCGTTCCTGCGCGAGGTCGCCGGATTCGAGCTCCCCGAGGCCGGCGCGTACGCCGTCGGCATCGCGTTCCTCCCCGCCGACGGCTCCGCACAGGCCGTCTCGCGGATCGAGACGATCGCGTCCGAGGAAGGCCTGAACGTCCTCGGCTGGCGCGAGGTCCCCGTCGCCCCCGAGCTGCTCGGTGCCTCCGCCCGCGCCACCATGCCGGTCTTCCGCCAGCTCTTCGTCGCCGACGGCGAGAACAGCGGCATCGCGCTGGACCGCAAGGCCTTCGTCCTGCGCAAGCGCGCCGAGCGCGAGGCCGGGACCTACTTCCCGTCGCTCTCCGCCCGCACGATCGTCTACAAGGGCATGCTGACCACCGGCCAGCTGGAGCCCTTCTTCCCGGACCTGTCGGACCGCCGCTGCGCCACCGCCGTGGCCCTGGTCCACTCCCGGTTCTCCACCAACACCTTCCCGAGCTGGCCGCTCGCCCACCCGTACCGCTTCGTCGCGCACAACGGCGAGATCAACACGGTCAAGGGCAACCGCAACTGGATGACCGCCCGCGAGGCCCAGCTCGCCGGCGACGTCTTCGGCACCGGCGCCGACGGCCGGGGCATCGAGCGGATCTTCCCGGTCTGTACGCCGGACGCCTCCGACTCCGCCTCCTTCGACGAGGTCCTGGAGCTGCTCCACCTCGGCGGCCGCTCGCTGCCGCACGCGGTCCTGATGATGGTCCCCGAGGCGTGGGAGAACCACGACTCCATGGACCCGGCCCGCCGCGCCTTCTACCAGTACCACTCCACTCTGATGGAGCCCTGGGACGGCCCGGCCTGCGTCACCTTCACCGACGGCGTCCAGGTCGGCGCGGTCCTCGACCGCAACGGTCTGCGCCCCGGCCGCTACTGGGTCACCGACGAGGGCCTGGTCGTGCTCTCCTCCGAGGTCGGCGTCCTGGACATCGACCCCGCCAAGGTCGTCCGCAAGGGCCGCCTCCAGCCCGGCAAGATGTTCCTCGTCGACACCGCCGAGCACCGCATCATCGAGGACGACGAGATCAAGGCCGGCCTCGCCGCCGAGCAGCCCTACGCGGAGTGGCTGGAGACCGGCGAGATCGAGCTCTCCGACCTCCCCGAGCGCGAGCACATCGTGCACACCCACGCCTCGGTCACCCGCCGCCAGCAGACCTTCGGCTACACCGAGGAAGAGCTCCGCGTCATCCTCGCCCCGATGGCCCGCTCCGCCGCCGAGCCGATCGGCTCCATGGGCACGGACTCCCCGATCGCGGCCCTGTCCGCCCGCCCGCGGCTGCTCTTCGACTACTTCACCCAGCTGTTCGCGCAGGTCACCAACCCGCCGCTGGACGCCATCCGCGAGGAGCTCGTCACCTCGCTGCGCTCCTCCCTCGGCCCCGGCAGCAACCTGCTCGACCCGACCGCCGCGTCCTGCCGCAGCGTCACGCTGCCCTTCCCGGTGATCGACAACGACGAGCTGGCCAAGCTCATCCACATCAACGCCGACGGCGACATGCCCGGCATGAAGGCCGCGACGCTCTCCGGCCTCTACCGGGTCTCCGGCGGCGGCGACGCGCTCGCCGCCCGCATCGAGGAGATCTGCGCCGAGGCCGACACGGCGATCGAGGGCGGCGCCCGCCTGATCGTCCTGTCCGACCGGCACTCCGACGCCGAGCACGCGCCGATCCCGTCGCTGCTGCTCACCGCGGCCGTCCACCACCACCTCATCCGCACCAAGCAGCGCACCAAGGTGGGCCTGCTGGTCGAGGCCGGCGACGTCCGCGAGGTCCACCACGTGGCCCTCCTCATCGGCTACGGCGCCGCCGCGGTCAACCCGTACCTGGCCATGGAGTCCGTCGAGGACCTGGTCCGGGCCGGCACCTTCATCGAGGGCCTGGAGCCCGAGCAGGCCATCCGCAACCTGATCTACGCGCTCGGCAAGGGTGTCCTGAAGGTCATGTCCAAGATGGGCATCTCCACCGTCGCCTCCTACCGCGGCGCGCAGGTCTTCGAGGCCGTCGGCCTCGACACCGCCTTCGTCGAGAAGTACTTCAACGGCACCGCCACCAAGATCGGCGGCGCCGGCCTCGACGTCGTCGCCAAGGAGGTCGCCGCCCGCCACGCCAAGGCGTACCCCGCCACCGGCGTCCCCTCGGCGCACCGCGCCCTGGAGATCGGCGGCGAGTACCAGTGGCGCCGCGAGGGCGAGCCGCACCTGTTCGACCCGGAGACCGTCTTCCGCCTCCAGCACGCCACGCGCTCCAAGCGGTACGACATCTTCAAGAAGTACACCGACCGGGTGAACGAGCAGTCCGAGCGCCTGATGACGCTCCGCGGCCTGTTCGGCTTCGCCGCCGGTCGCGAGGCCATCCCGATCGACGAGGTCGAGCCGGTCTCCGAGATCGTCAAGCGCTTCTCCACCGGCGCCATGTCGTACGGCTCGATCTCCCGCGAGGCCCACGAGACCCTCGCCATCGCCATGAACCGGATCGGCGGCAAGTCGAACACCGGCGAGGGCGGCGAGGACCCGGACCGCCTGTACGACCCGGAGCGCCGCTCCGCGATCAAGCAGGTCGCCTCCGGCCGCTTCGGCGTCACCTCCGAGTACCTGGTCAACGCGGACGACATCCAGATCAAGATGGCCCAGGGCGCCAAGCCCGGCGAGGGCGGCCAGCTGCCCGGCCACAAGGTCTACCCGTGGGTCGCCAAGACGCGGCACTCGACGCCCGGCGTCGGCCTGATCTCCCCGCCGCCGCACCACGACATCTACTCCATCGAGGATCTGGCCCAGCTGATCCACGACCTCAAGAACGCCAACCCGGCCGCCCGCATCCACGTGAAGCTGGTCTCCGAGGTCGGCGTCGGCACGGTCGCGGCCGGCGTGTCCAAGGCCCACGCGGACGTCGTGCTCATCTCCGGCCACGACGGCGGTACGGGCGCCTCGCCCCTCACGAGCCTCAAGCACGCGGGCGGCCCCTGGGAGCTCGGCCTCGCCGAGACCCAGCAGACCCTGCTGCTCAACGGCCTGCGCGACCGGATCGTCGTCCAGACCGACGGTCAGCTCAAGACCGGCCGCGACGTGGTCATCGCCGCGCTGCTCGGCGCCGAGGAGTTCGGTTTCGCGACCGCGCCGCTCGTCGTCTCCGGCTGCGTCATGATGCGCGTCTGCCACCTGGACACCTGCCCGGTCGGCATCGCCACCCAGAACCCGGTGCTGCGCGACCGCTTCTCCGGCGACCCCGAGTTCGTCGTCAACTTCTTCGAGTTCATCGCCGAAGAGGTCCGCGAGCTCCTCGCCGAGCTGGGCTTCCGCACCCTGGAGGAGGCCGTCGGTCACGCCGAGCTCCTCGACACCAGCCGCGCGGTCTCCCACTGGAAGGCGCAGGGCCTGGACCTGGAGCCGCTGTTCTTCGTGCCCGAGCTGCCCGAGGGCGCGGTCCGCCACGCCCTGGTCGAGCAGGACCACGGCCTGGAGAAGGCCCTCGACAACGAGCTGATCGAGCTCGCCGCCGAGGCCCTGGGCGCCGAGTCCGCCGAGACCGCCCAGCCGGTCCGCGCCCAGGTCGCGATCCGCAACATCAACCGGACGGTCGGCACCATGCTCGGCCACCAGGTGACGAAGAAGTTCGGTGGCGCGGGCCTGCCCGCCGACACCATCGACATCACCTTCACCGGTTCCGCGGGCCAGTCCTTCGGCGCCTTCCTCCCGGCCGGTGTCACCCTCCGCCTGGAGGGCGACGCCAACGACTACGTCGGCAAGGGCCTCTCCGGCGGCCGGGTCGTGGTCCGTCCGGACCGCGGCGCCGACCACCTGGCCGAGTACTCGACCATCGCCGGCAACACCATCGGCTACGGCGCCACCGGCGGCGAGCTGTTCCTGCGCGGCCGCACCGGCGAGCGCTTCTGCGTCCGCAACTCCGGCGCGCTGGTCGTCTCGGAGGGCGTGGGCGACCACGGCTGCGAGTACATGACCGGCGGCACGGCGGTCGTCCTCGGCGGGACCGGGCGCAACTTCGCGGCCGGCATGTCCGGCGGTGTCGCCTACGTGATCGACCTCGACCGGGACAACGTCAACCCGGGCAACCTGGACGCCGTCGAGGCCCCGTCGGACACCGACAAGGCGTGGCTGCACGACGTCGTGCGCCGCCACTTCGAGGAGACCGGCTCGACCGTCGCCGAGAAGCTGCTGGCCGACTGGACCGTGAACGCGGACCGGTTCAGCAAGATCATCCCCACCACGTACAAGGCAGTGCTCGCCGCCAAGGACGCCGCTGAGCTCGCCGGTCTCTCCGAGACCGAGACCACCGAGAAGATGATGGAGGCGGCGACCCATGGCTGA
- a CDS encoding VIT1/CCC1 transporter family protein, with amino-acid sequence MSIIEAVAPLHEAHRDNHTHRDVNGGWLRPAVFGAMDGLVSNLALMTGVVGGAVSTQTVVITGLAGLAAGAFSMAAGEYTSVASQRELVQAELDVERRQLRKHPVDEMEELAALYVSRGVEPALAREVAMQLSRDPEQALEIHAREELGIDPDDLPSPTVAAVSSFGSFALGALLPVLPFLLGATALWPAVLLALLGLFGCGALVARVTARSWWFSGMRQLVLGGAAAAVTYGLGMLFGAAL; translated from the coding sequence ATGTCCATCATCGAAGCCGTCGCACCGCTCCACGAGGCCCACCGCGACAACCACACCCACCGGGACGTCAACGGCGGCTGGCTGCGCCCCGCGGTCTTCGGTGCGATGGACGGACTCGTCTCCAACCTCGCCCTCATGACCGGTGTCGTCGGCGGTGCGGTCTCCACGCAGACCGTCGTGATCACCGGCCTCGCCGGGCTCGCGGCCGGCGCCTTCTCCATGGCCGCCGGCGAGTACACCTCGGTCGCCTCGCAGCGCGAGCTCGTCCAGGCCGAACTGGACGTCGAGCGTCGCCAGTTGCGCAAGCACCCGGTCGACGAGATGGAGGAGCTGGCCGCGCTCTACGTCTCCCGCGGCGTCGAGCCCGCGCTCGCCCGCGAGGTCGCCATGCAGCTGTCCCGGGACCCGGAGCAGGCGCTGGAGATCCACGCCCGCGAGGAGCTGGGCATCGACCCCGACGACCTGCCGTCGCCGACGGTCGCCGCGGTGTCCTCGTTCGGCTCGTTCGCGCTCGGCGCCCTGCTGCCCGTCCTGCCGTTCCTGCTCGGCGCGACCGCGCTGTGGCCGGCCGTGCTGCTCGCGCTCCTCGGGCTCTTCGGCTGCGGTGCCCTGGTTGCCCGGGTCACCGCCCGCAGCTGGTGGTTCAGCGGGATGCGCCAGCTCGTCCTCGGCGGTGCCGCCGCCGCCGTCACGTACGGGCTCGGCATGCTCTTCGGAGCGGCCCTGTAG
- a CDS encoding ADP-ribosylglycohydrolase family protein, producing the protein MTPTLDDRITGSLIGAAVGDALGGPVEGYTPAQILERHGGRVTGIVGPWNGGAWRTARPIAPYHKGDGHVTDDTLMTHALIRVYEEVRDHLDAYAVAEHLVPELMGRPVWIPELEAEALPLQRVFLAEKWIVARLHYGHADPREAGTGNIVNCGAAMYMAPVGLVNAANPAGAYAEALDLAGAHQSSYGREAAGVFAAAVAAACVPGATPRSVVDTALALAKDGTRAAIRAVTEVAASHRDFESALDPLRRAVAPYDSVGPDYRAPSLDARRPSRVHAIEELPIALGMLLVGAGDYRRTVLGAVNYGRDCDSIATMAGAIAGALGGESVIPAEWAKRVAEASRLDLHAPATALAAVAREVHARDTARRRAHESAYAALTGTAR; encoded by the coding sequence ATGACACCCACTCTGGATGACCGGATCACCGGCAGCCTCATCGGCGCCGCCGTCGGCGACGCCCTCGGCGGCCCCGTCGAGGGCTACACGCCCGCCCAGATCCTGGAACGCCACGGCGGCCGCGTCACCGGCATCGTCGGCCCCTGGAACGGCGGGGCCTGGCGCACCGCGCGCCCCATCGCGCCGTACCACAAGGGCGACGGGCACGTCACCGACGACACCTTGATGACGCACGCCCTGATCAGGGTGTACGAGGAGGTCCGCGACCACCTCGACGCGTACGCCGTCGCCGAGCACCTGGTCCCCGAACTCATGGGCCGCCCCGTGTGGATCCCCGAACTGGAGGCGGAGGCGCTCCCCCTCCAGCGGGTGTTCCTGGCCGAGAAGTGGATCGTGGCCCGGCTCCACTACGGCCACGCCGACCCCCGCGAGGCCGGCACCGGGAACATCGTCAACTGCGGGGCCGCGATGTACATGGCCCCGGTCGGCCTGGTGAACGCGGCGAACCCGGCGGGCGCCTACGCCGAGGCGCTCGACCTCGCGGGCGCCCACCAGTCCTCCTACGGCCGGGAAGCGGCCGGCGTCTTCGCGGCGGCGGTCGCCGCGGCCTGCGTCCCGGGCGCCACCCCGCGCTCGGTCGTCGACACGGCGCTGGCGCTCGCCAAGGACGGCACCCGCGCCGCGATCCGGGCCGTCACCGAAGTCGCCGCGTCCCACCGCGACTTCGAGTCCGCGCTCGACCCGCTGCGCCGCGCGGTCGCCCCGTACGACTCCGTCGGCCCCGACTACCGGGCCCCCTCCCTCGACGCCCGCCGCCCCTCCCGCGTCCACGCGATCGAGGAACTGCCCATCGCCCTCGGCATGCTGCTCGTCGGCGCGGGCGACTACCGCCGCACGGTCCTGGGCGCGGTCAACTACGGCCGGGACTGCGACTCGATCGCCACGATGGCGGGCGCGATCGCCGGGGCGCTGGGCGGCGAGTCGGTGATCCCCGCGGAGTGGGCGAAGCGGGTGGCCGAGGCCAGCCGCCTCGACCTGCACGCCCCGGCGACCGCCCTCGCCGCGGTCGCCCGCGAGGTCCACGCCCGCGACACCGCCCGTCGCCGCGCCCACGAGTCCGCCTACGCGGCCCTGACCGGCACGGCCCGATGA
- a CDS encoding ADP-ribosylglycohydrolase family protein has protein sequence MSGETTVAPAAPGVDERSTGGGRPEWARPATADTVPLDPAHRNPPPVRVARRAPVLGTRRAAAPARASRDTIEGLLLGLAAGDAAGWPAARHRAARMPEWTRRLTRELDTFAEQNATTTLPVPIALNQPPEPLRLGPSDDAEWAVFTAEALLASAGPLFDALPPERRLRAAVDLAWNSLASQVAAAAERAPEVESAVLPLRARISVRAGLGNLAAGLRPPATGHDNPHYFDDAACVRAAVLALVHPGDPAAAAELAEFDARYTQDGDGVHGARAMAAATAAAIGGAGPDEAVEAALAQLPPATEIGRNGRYAVELARTAASAFELVPLLEHRIVDHVYSYGIAAAETVPVALALTTAARGEIAAALPAAACLSRVADSAPALVGALTGALGGGGSVPATWREACRTLAGCALPRLAGTDLVELAGLLGATEPAGPGGQFRHDTHSG, from the coding sequence ATGAGCGGAGAGACGACGGTGGCACCCGCCGCACCGGGCGTGGACGAGCGTTCCACCGGAGGAGGGCGGCCGGAGTGGGCACGGCCCGCGACGGCCGACACGGTCCCCCTGGACCCCGCCCACCGGAACCCGCCCCCGGTACGGGTCGCCCGCCGCGCCCCCGTCCTGGGCACCCGCAGGGCCGCCGCCCCCGCGAGGGCGAGCCGCGACACGATCGAGGGCCTCCTCCTCGGCCTCGCCGCGGGCGACGCCGCCGGCTGGCCCGCGGCGAGGCACCGCGCCGCCCGCATGCCCGAGTGGACCCGCCGCCTCACCCGCGAACTCGACACCTTCGCCGAGCAGAACGCGACGACCACCCTCCCCGTCCCCATCGCCCTCAACCAGCCCCCCGAGCCGCTGCGCCTCGGCCCCTCCGACGACGCCGAGTGGGCGGTGTTCACCGCCGAGGCCCTGCTCGCCTCCGCGGGCCCGCTCTTCGACGCCCTGCCCCCGGAACGCCGGCTGCGCGCCGCCGTCGACCTGGCCTGGAACTCCCTCGCCAGCCAGGTCGCCGCCGCGGCCGAGCGCGCCCCCGAGGTCGAGTCCGCCGTCCTGCCCCTCCGCGCCCGGATCTCGGTCCGGGCCGGTCTCGGCAACCTCGCCGCCGGGCTGCGCCCGCCCGCCACCGGCCACGACAACCCGCACTACTTCGACGACGCCGCCTGCGTCCGGGCCGCCGTGCTCGCCCTGGTGCACCCCGGCGACCCGGCCGCCGCGGCCGAACTCGCCGAGTTCGACGCCCGCTACACCCAGGACGGCGACGGCGTGCACGGCGCGCGGGCGATGGCGGCGGCCACCGCCGCCGCCATCGGCGGGGCCGGGCCCGACGAGGCCGTGGAGGCGGCGCTGGCGCAACTGCCGCCCGCCACCGAGATCGGCCGCAACGGCCGGTACGCCGTCGAGCTGGCCCGCACCGCCGCCTCCGCCTTCGAGCTGGTCCCGCTCCTGGAACACCGGATCGTCGACCACGTCTACAGCTACGGCATCGCCGCCGCCGAGACCGTGCCCGTCGCCCTCGCCCTGACCACCGCCGCGCGCGGCGAGATCGCCGCCGCGCTGCCGGCCGCGGCCTGTCTGTCACGGGTCGCCGACTCGGCCCCGGCGCTGGTGGGCGCGCTCACCGGCGCGCTGGGCGGCGGCGGTTCGGTTCCGGCGACCTGGCGGGAGGCCTGCCGGACGCTCGCGGGCTGCGCGCTGCCCCGGCTCGCGGGCACGGACCTGGTGGAACTCGCCGGTCTCCTCGGAGCCACGGAACCGGCAGGACCGGGTGGACAATTCAGACATGACACCCACTCTGGATGA